Below is a window of Tolypothrix bouteillei VB521301 DNA.
TTGGTTCTGCTTCACAGTAATTTAAGGCGGAAGCCCACCAGTTAAAGGGAGAAAACCGAAAAGTTTTCTCCCTTTAACGTCCTTCAGGGGTGGGAGGAAGCCGTAGGCAGACGCCAGTCCGCTCAACGGGGGGAACCCTCCGTTCGCGTAGCGTGTCCGTTAGGACATAGTTTGCGGCTTGGGGGTTTCCCCCAAGCCGCAACTTCTCTTTGCACGCGGCTGGCTCCTTTAGCTGCCGTCCCCACCTTTCAACTAATTCGCTAATACTGACACCTTCAGACTCAGCCACTTGTTTCATTTTGTCCCAGGTACTAGGGGTGATCCATATTCCTTTTTGTATTTTGGTTTCTTCGTACAATAGCGGCTCATTTCTCTTAGCTTTTCTCTTTGGTCTAGAATTTGACATAGACTAGCTCCATGCATTAAGCTAATCGTAGGTCGATAAAGAGGATGAGTCAAGATGCAAGTTAGTTACCAGTACAAATTGCGCCCTAGGGAAAATCAATCAAAAGTTATGGATTCGTGGTTGGATATGCAGCGTAGTTTGTTTAACTGGTTTCTGGCTGACCGTATTGACGGCTATTATCAAACCTTTGTTATGGGTGAGTATTGCGATATTAGAACAAGAACTGAGCAATGCCCATTAACTTGTTCGTTGAGCAAGAACTCAAATTTGCACAATCCTTGGAAAAACCCAGACAAAAACGGAGTAGTCAAAAAGCGTTCTGCAAGTTTAATGCAAGATGCTTATTTGGCAGAAATGAAGCAAGCTAGACCTTGGTATAAGACAATCCACTCAAACGTGTTGCAAATGCTGGTAAAGCGTCTTGAGTGTTCTATGGAAGGCTTCTTTAAACATGGTCGTGGGTTTCCTTCATTTAAGAACAGGTCTAACTTTCGCTCTTTCCAGTACAAGCCAGGTGACGTTAAGCTCGACGGGAATAAAATATATCTGCCATTAATAGGGTGGATGCGTTTTTATAATTCTCGTCCTATCCCACAAGGATTCCAGATCCGTACCGTAACACTGCGTAAAAAAGCAGATGGTTGGTACACGAGTATATTAATTAGAGATGATTCAGTTCCTGATTATCCAACCCCAAAAGAAGTTAATACTATTGTGGGAGTGGATATGGGATTGACTAAGCTTGTTCATTGCTCAGATGGTTCTGAGTTTGACAATCCTCGTCCTAGTACGTCCAAGAAAGGTAAACGCACTCTAAAAATCAGGCAGCGACGTTTATCTAGGAAAAAGAAAGGTAGCGCAAACCGCAAGAAAGAGGCGCAAAAACTGGCTCGACTCCACAAAAAACGCGCTGATAAACGTAGTGCCTACCAATGGCTAGTTGCCAGCAAGATAGTTAGAAAAGCTGACGCTATTAGCGTGGAAGATCTCAACATCAAAGGGATGAAAGCAAGGTGTAAGCCTAAGCCTGATGATGTTAAACAAGGTCGATTTCTCAAGAATGGTCAATCCGCTAAACGCGGTTTGAATCGTTCTATTTCAGATGCTTCATGGGGAACTTTGATAGAAAAAATTCAGTACGCGGCTGCGAAGTCGGGAAAAAGTTTTTTCAAGGTTGATCCAAAAAACACGAGCCGTACTTGTTCCAAGTGTGGTGTCGTTGATGCCTTGTCTCGCTTTGGAGAAAAGTTTGTTTGCACATCGTGCGGACATGAAGCGCACGCAGACAAACAAGCGGCAGTTAACATTAAAACCCGTGCTGTACAACAAAACGGGTTAACAATCAAGAAACTTAAAAAGGTACGCAGGGACTCTGCGGAACCCAAACAATTAATATTGTTTGAAACGCCCAACCCTGAATTAACAGGGATTAAAAGGAGACACCGTGCCAGCAATGGCGAGCGCGGTGTGCCTGGGAACCCGCCAACCTCAGTACAACTGAGTCTGTGGGATAACGCGGAAATGGCATATTCGCGTGAATCCCACCCCTTCTAGGGGTGGGTGCGTCAACACGAGCTAAAAAAGTAACTACATTAGAAGCTGTTCCTCCAGGACTTGCACCCACAAGAATCACTCCCAATGCCAACATAGGTGGTAATTTCAAAACTGTTGCAGCTAACCATCCTACAATTGGCATGATAGTAAACTGTAGCAAGACCCCCAAGATTAATGCCCTACCAGCTTTTCGCAAGCTTTGTAATTGCTGTGTAGTGATTGTTAAACCCATTCCTAACATCACCACTCCCAGCGCTATTGAAATGTTACCACTACCACTTGCAGCAATTTTTGGAAAAAAATAACCCCAAGTAGCACCAATTAATACCCAAGCAACAAATAAATCTTGGCTGAACTTGATGAGACGATTGATTTTGTGAGACATTTGCTGCAGCTTATTTTATGTAAAAATAAAATACTATATATCTATAGATTTACTGGATTTTTGATTTTCCAAGAAGCTTAGCTTCCCAATTTCTTACAGAAGTCAGAGATCTGAAGATATTTTACTTCAACAATTCAGGGATTTGACATTTTTTTGTCACATTCATTAACCAGACTAAAAATAACAAGGACTGAGAAGTCCATAAAAATCTCGCCCCAATTCTTGCTTGGGGATTTCCAAAGCTAATTTCCTTTATCCTCACCCTCTCTCAAAGTAGAGACCCCTTCTCTCTGGGGGAGAAGAACGGGGATAAAGGCAAAATTAGCACGATTTGTGACGCCAATTTAGAGTTAAGAGTTCAGTTTCTGGATTTAAGAACTTTACGAATTCTCAAAGAGCGTACTTTCTATGAAAGAAGTCATTAAGATGACCCAAAACACTGTATCCAACGTCAATCTAAACCCACGCGATCGCTATGATTTTTGGGCGGAATCTTACGACAAAAGCACCGCCAGTTTTGGGTGGACAGCACCGCAATTTCTGCTCGAAGCCACAATACATCATGCACCCCCTGCGGGATTTTTGCAAGTGCTTGATGTCGGTGTTGGAACTGGACAAGCAAGTCTTCCTTATCTTGAAATAGGGGCTTGTGTCACTGGATTAGACGTATCACCGCAAATGCTGCAACAAGCTCAATCCAAATACCCCCAGTTTCACGCCCTGATCGAACACGACTTCAATCACCCACTCGTTGAAGCCGGTTTGCAAGCTCAGAGTTTTGATGTCGTCCTAAGCTGCGGAGCACTTCACTTTGCAAAGGATTTAAGTCGAACCCTCGCAGAGTTAAGATGGGTGCTTGCAGCTGGTGGAGTGCTAGCATTTACCTACATTCCTCCCCAAGGGCGAAAATTTAGCACAGCCGCATGTCTCTACGATCCAAACACTGTCGAGCACCTACTGCAGCAGCTCGATCTAACCGTTCTAGACCATCAATCATTTGTAGCTTACTATGAGGGCGGCGATTTCCAAGACCCCGTGGTCTATCAGCGAGTTGTAGCACGTTGTTCTCAACAAGGAATATCGCTTCCAGCCATTCTTCGGGATATAGACCGAACCGCCTGTGTCGATCGCTCTCGTTTGTTAGACCTTGTCAGTCAACCTTTAATGACAGGAACGCTCGCCACAGATTGGACATATGAATATACCAAAGTCCGTAATGAAAATCAAAATTTAGTTGAGACATTGCGATCTCAACTTAAAACGGGACAAGTCAAGCCAAGACATCTACCATTACCGAAGACCACAGGGGAGTCAGCGCGTCAGGGAAAGCCAGAATGTGATGTATTGGTACTTATGCCACATCCTGATGATGAATCAATCTATGCTGGTGGGACAATCGCAGCCCTAACAGAAGCAGGAAAGCGAGTGAGATTGGTTGTCGCAACAGATGGTGCAGCAGGACGTGGAGGCGAACACTCAAGAAGAGTTGAGCAAAGAGCATTAGAACTGCGCCGTGCAGCTGAATGTCTCAATATCGAGCAAGTAGAATCCCTGGGATTGGTTGATTTTGGCAAATATCGAGATGTTTCTCGGATGCAACCGACAACAGCCGCCGATGCACTGCAAAGATGGGAACTCGATCCAACGCTAGCGCTTCTCGTGCGTACAATCCGCAAGCACCGCCCGCAAATACTCTTAACACTGCATCCAGAGGTCGATCCAAACTATTCGCTGCACGGACACCATCTTGGTTTGGGAGTTGCTGCTCTAATAGCATTCCACCTAGCAGCCGATCCGGGCTTTATCGTTCCAGAAGCGACTCACTTGCTTCCCTGGGCGATCGAACAGCACTATACAATGGTTCCCACCCATCATCAGGGTTCTAATATCTTGCGAGTTGAAATCGATCGCCAACAGAAACTGAAAGCATTATTTGCTTACGAGTCACAGCACTACTCAACCCAACGCTTGATAACAGACTTGAAAACAGACACTCCTAGTGCAAGCTTCGAGACTCTCCAACTCTTACAAGCGCGATGTCATGGAACTTTAATTGCAGCCACTGTGTTGCGATCGCATCCAAAGCTTCA
It encodes the following:
- a CDS encoding RNA-guided endonuclease InsQ/TnpB family protein, whose protein sequence is MQVSYQYKLRPRENQSKVMDSWLDMQRSLFNWFLADRIDGYYQTFVMGEYCDIRTRTEQCPLTCSLSKNSNLHNPWKNPDKNGVVKKRSASLMQDAYLAEMKQARPWYKTIHSNVLQMLVKRLECSMEGFFKHGRGFPSFKNRSNFRSFQYKPGDVKLDGNKIYLPLIGWMRFYNSRPIPQGFQIRTVTLRKKADGWYTSILIRDDSVPDYPTPKEVNTIVGVDMGLTKLVHCSDGSEFDNPRPSTSKKGKRTLKIRQRRLSRKKKGSANRKKEAQKLARLHKKRADKRSAYQWLVASKIVRKADAISVEDLNIKGMKARCKPKPDDVKQGRFLKNGQSAKRGLNRSISDASWGTLIEKIQYAAAKSGKSFFKVDPKNTSRTCSKCGVVDALSRFGEKFVCTSCGHEAHADKQAAVNIKTRAVQQNGLTIKKLKKVRRDSAEPKQLILFETPNPELTGIKRRHRASNGERGVPGNPPTSVQLSLWDNAEMAYSRESHPF